The proteins below are encoded in one region of Enhydrobacter sp.:
- a CDS encoding pyruvate dehydrogenase complex E1 component subunit beta has translation MSIPVLMPALSPTMTEGKLAKWHVKVGDGVKSGQVICEIETDKATMEVEAVDEGTVAQILVQEGTEGVAVNTPICILAAEGESVADAAKAAPPAASAAKADVPDTAGAPKAELPPKPAAPPIVSAPAAEPEWKGKTVRLTVREALRDAMAEEMRRDEKVFLMGEEVAQYQGAYKVSQGLLDEFGARRVVDTPITEHGFAGLGVGAAFAGLRPIVEFMTFNFAMQAIDQIINSASKTLYMSGGQMGCPIVFRGPNGAAARVAAQHSQCYASWYAHCPGLRVIAPWSATDAKGLLKAAIRDPNPVIFLENEILYGQQFEVPDDSDFVLPIGRARIERPGKDVTIAAFSIMVGKALQAAEELAKQGIDAEVINLRSLRPLDTETIVESVKKTNRLVSVEEGWPFAGIGSELAAQMMDHAFDWLDAPVKRVAGLDIPLPYAANLEKLALPQPENIVEAARAVCNR, from the coding sequence CCGAGGGCAAGCTCGCGAAGTGGCATGTGAAGGTCGGCGACGGCGTGAAGTCGGGGCAGGTGATCTGCGAGATCGAGACCGACAAGGCGACCATGGAGGTCGAGGCCGTCGACGAGGGGACGGTGGCGCAGATCCTCGTGCAGGAGGGCACCGAGGGAGTCGCCGTGAATACGCCGATCTGCATTCTCGCCGCCGAAGGAGAAAGCGTCGCAGATGCGGCGAAGGCCGCGCCACCCGCCGCTTCCGCAGCGAAGGCCGATGTTCCCGACACGGCCGGTGCACCGAAGGCCGAGCTGCCGCCGAAGCCTGCCGCACCGCCGATCGTGTCGGCACCGGCGGCCGAGCCGGAGTGGAAGGGCAAGACCGTCCGGCTCACCGTGCGCGAGGCGCTGCGCGACGCCATGGCCGAGGAGATGCGCCGCGACGAGAAGGTCTTCCTGATGGGCGAGGAAGTGGCGCAGTACCAGGGCGCCTACAAGGTGAGCCAGGGCCTGCTCGACGAGTTCGGCGCCAGGCGCGTGGTCGACACGCCGATCACCGAGCACGGCTTCGCCGGCCTCGGCGTCGGTGCAGCCTTCGCCGGGCTGCGGCCGATCGTCGAGTTCATGACCTTCAACTTCGCCATGCAGGCGATCGACCAGATCATCAACTCGGCGTCCAAGACCCTCTACATGTCGGGCGGCCAGATGGGCTGCCCGATCGTCTTTCGCGGTCCCAACGGTGCGGCGGCCCGCGTCGCCGCCCAGCACTCGCAATGCTACGCGAGCTGGTATGCGCATTGCCCGGGCCTGCGCGTCATCGCGCCCTGGAGCGCCACCGACGCCAAGGGCCTCCTGAAGGCCGCGATCCGCGATCCCAACCCGGTGATCTTCCTCGAGAACGAGATCCTCTACGGCCAGCAGTTCGAGGTGCCGGACGACTCCGACTTCGTCCTGCCGATCGGCAGGGCCAGGATCGAGCGGCCGGGCAAGGACGTCACCATCGCCGCCTTCTCGATCATGGTCGGCAAGGCACTGCAGGCGGCGGAGGAGCTGGCCAAGCAGGGGATCGACGCCGAGGTGATCAACCTGCGCAGCCTGCGTCCGCTCGACACCGAGACCATCGTCGAGTCGGTCAAGAAGACCAACCGACTGGTCTCGGTCGAGGAAGGCTGGCCGTTCGCCGGCATCGGCTCGGAGCTTGCCGCCCAGATGATGGACCATGCCTTCGACTGGCTCGACGCGCCGGTGAAGCGAGTGGCTGGCCTCGACATCCCGCTGCCCTACGCGGCCAACCTCGAGAAGCTGGCACTGCCGCAGCCGGAGAACATCGTCGAGGCCGCCCGCGCGGTCTGCAATCGCTGA